Within the Meriones unguiculatus strain TT.TT164.6M chromosome 2, Bangor_MerUng_6.1, whole genome shotgun sequence genome, the region TCTTTGTTGTACAGATCAGGCAGTCTGATTTTTGTCGCTGTTGTTTGGAGAGTGCCTTGCCATCTGAAAGAGCTAGCATTGGTGGTCCCCACACAGATGCTGGTGTGCTGGGCTTCCACAAATGTGCACCACAACACCTGACTAAGCAACCCATCTTTGACTATGCTATTACAGTGGAATGAAGAAGTTAAACTTGTGAAAGACAGATTTACTATTGAAATTATATCTGGAAATATCTTTCATAAAAGTGTATATATCAGTTGTAAGTCCACGTGGGGGAGATTGAAATTGTCATCAGAGCTAAACTGTATAGACTATACTACCAAGTACGGATTGTTAATCTAGCAATGTGGCTCACATACAGTAATGTGTGATACAGTGTAGACCGAGTCTCCTGTGACTATGTAAGGCACTCTGTGAAGGTACTATAGATTTATGCCATTGTCTCATTTGAGAGACCAAGAATCTTCCTAAAGCAGAGCTTTGGCATTTGTAATATGCTGCAGTTACGGGTTTGACTTACCCAGTACTGGATAACTGAAGCATTTTGTCAGTAGCTTGAACATTCAAGTGCTGAGCCACTTTGTCTCCTtgtttcttcatgcatggtccttcagaACCAGGTGGGTGGCATCATTCCTCTTTCATGCACATCACAGGAAAGCAACTATAGAGAGCCCAAGAACTTAAGCTTTTGTTTACAAAcctttccttttattcttctcAGTGCTACGGCTCAAATCCAGGATCCTGTAAATGCTACGCATGGGTTCTAACACTGAGCCACACTACCTAGCCTGGAAGCCTTCTCTGTTGATGATAACTCAGGGGGAGTTGGcttatcttttcctttttgtagTCCGTTATGATAAGACCTAtttgggctgggcatggtggtaaaatgcattcaatcccagcactctacttgggaggcagaggcaggtggatctttgtaaaTTTCAGGACAACCAGAACAAATAGTgacaccctttctcaaaaaaaaaaaaaatcttttaaaagccccttttgatttgttttaacaAACCTTTATTAATTGCACAATGCAACCTTAAGCAAATCATAAAGCAATGTGATAAATAGTTGAGGAGTGATGCCACACAGGTGAGGAAGTAAGGGCCTGATGTAGTAGTGGGAGGTTGGGCCTGTGCGATTGCATGGATTAAGTGATAACAATTTTGGGTTTCACCAGTAGGCAGGAACACGATGTCAGTCAGAGGGAAGGTTATGTGCACAGTGGGGTGAGGACAAAAACACAGCATATTAAACAGAGTGCAAAGGTCAAGGAGTGGAAGTACTGTTAGCAGATGATTCCATAAGGATAAGGACATTCTCTTGCCTCTGTGGCCTTTAGACCATGGAACGAGAGTACCCTAGACTTTATTTGGTGGGACACATTAGAGGGAGAGTCCTCATGTTTTCTAGAAAAGCTAAATATCAACATCCACAATGATAGAAAAAcatactttactttttttttttttttttttttttttacccacagAGAGATCCAGGGAAGTGGATGGGCCTAAATAAAGTGAATCAGACTTTGCAAATTTTCCCACATTGATGTTATTAATCATAGGCCAACCATTCTGTTGCTTATATGCACCAAGTATAGTACATACTGTCTAGGATATCTGCATTCCTTTTTAATGGTGCTGGGGGAGTGGGCACATTGTAAGATACCAAAAGTTTGTGATATATCTATCTTTTTAAGAACCCTGTCCTTGGGAAATATGGTCCAGAATTTTAGCAAACTAGTATAAGAAAATGTTTAACAACAATCCTACTGTATAGACAAACAGTGGAAGAAGTAATTATTTTCCTTCAGGGGTGCAGGCACTTTTGCCCAGGAAGATTTTGCTGGCTGACACTGACTTCCCCCTCTCAGGCTGCACATGGCTGTAAACTGGCTTTCCCTGCTGTATGGGTCTCTTCTAGTGCTCTGTTGAGTTGTGGGAGAGACCCTTTGCACTTATAAGCGGAAAAATCTTTCGGGATTCCTGGGGTCACTTTTGACCCTCTTTGGTTCCTCAGACTACTTCTCTTTCATTCCCTGCCCTAGCTTTTCTTCCACAGGCATTGAGTGTGCAAGTTTGTTGGTTTATGTTCACAACTGTCAGCATTATGAAGGCTATAAAACTCACCTTACCATTTTAGGAATCGTGTGTAAGAGAATGTGGAATGGTGGATAGAAGGGAGGTTTTATTAGGCATATCTGTCTCCCATTAATCGTTTCCATATTACATGAATGCTCTTGAAAAGATGACATCTAGTGGCCGTTTGCTTTCCTATGCATTCTCTTAATGTTAATTCATTCTGCTTATAAATAAATCTATGTGGTTAAAATATGCATAATCTTTTCCATACTCTAGGATAATAAAAACCTAGGAAACTGTTTGTTTCCCCCTTTTTCCCCCCTGTAATGCTTAAGTGAAGTCTCCAAGGAAATGATCTTTTTGAAGTCCCATCCTTAAATAGAAGCCAAGCCTTGTGTAAAATTTACATGTGAGAGGAAGTTGTCAGCCTAGGGTGATGTTGTCTGTCTGGCTACTGTGGTGCTCCTCGCTTGTTGCTGTTGACCTTGTCCTCCCTCTCATACATGGTACCCTTTCTGTgaactttttacataagattatGTAGATTAGCGGATCCATACATATGTTAGTTGTTGCCAAAAAGAGAGTTGTTTCTTTAGCAACGAACAGTTGGTTTTCTAATCTACAGTCAGTCTTGTTGCTGGTCTGACTGTAGGTATATGGAACTTTGACAAAATGATATGGGGCAAAGCACACAAAGAAGACGGCTATGACAATAAATACCTTCACCTCCAGCCTTTTGTGCTTGCCATCCTTACTTCTACACTTTTTATAGGAGTCGTATACCTTTTTGGTAATCACTACATAAAACACTACCATCAGGACGAACACAGTCCAGAAAATGACCTGGCATGTGTGACTGACTACTTGATGCCACAGCAACCCCAGGGGGCTCTTTAGAGATGCACACTTCTTCACGGATGATGGCGTCGCTTTCTTGTTCAAGATCATGTTTGGCAGGGAGATGAAGAACATCAGGAGCCAGATGACAATTGAGACTGTTTTTGCAAAAGCAGTCCTTTTTGCAAAAATTTTTCTAAAGGGTCTGATGATTTTGAGGAATCTGTCAAAAGCGATGAAGCCCAGCATCATGATACCTACATACATGGTCTGATACAagaccacagaagaaaatttaCACACAAAACCCCTGAGCTGCCAGGGTGCAAGGTGTGAGTCAGAAAGGATCTTGAAAGGAAGCATTAGCGTCAATATCAAGTCTGCCACCAGAGTGTTTTTGAGGTAGATGATGAAAGTCGAATTGCTGGGGATATGAGTGAACACCCAGAGGGCCAAGGTGTTCAGCGCGATGCCTGCCAAGAACAAGGCCGTGTAGAGGGCTGGGAACACCAGATGGGTCATCCGAGTGTCTCTGGGGCACCGCTCAGACTTGTTGAAGCCCTGCATCACAGTGGCGTTGCCTGTCTCCAGCATCAGCTACTGTACATAAACatgcagacagagagaaacaaagagccCTCATGACTTGGCAAACACTACTTTttgtcaaaaacaacaacaacaacaaaaaccagacttCATTATTTAACACACTTAAGCAGATCTGATTTTTGGCTAGAATCTTTCGAGCACATATCTGatttttactctttttaaaagCCCCATTTAATTTACAGCCTCGTGAAGCCCAAGCAGTAAGCACTATTCATTCCATGGCAGTAACAGAACCCAAGTTAAGATGTAAGAATGCAGGGCAGGCTGTCTTATGTTATGTAGTGCCTTATGCTTATAATCTATACCTATAGACTATTATattaccttttttttaaatttaggcaCGTTCTGTCTTTTATAGCAAGCGCATTGATAAGAAAAATTGGAACTGACCTTTGTTTGGGAAGACACTCAGCTGTATGAATGTGACAGTCATTAGCTCACTCCACAGAGAGCTTGTGAAGTAAAGGTTCTCCTTTCTTATACTGGCCTTACTTCCTCACTTCCCCCCTGTGGGCTTCTGTAATAACCCACATTTTCTAGAACTTCTGTATCTTTAGACCTTTGGCGCATTTACCAGTAATAGTTATTGGTCTGTGTGTGCTGAAGGGTGAACCTAGGGCTTTCACTGGCTCCGCGGCCACGCCACCACTCAGCCATATTCCTAACATGTGAGATATTCTATAATACTTAATTATATGTATAAGGGGTGCATATGTTCTCAGGTGCACAGAGAGGCCCgaggtgttggattccctggtgctggaatcacaggtgatTGTGTGCCACCTGAAGTGGGTTCCTGGAACATGCTTTTAAACTGCTGAGCTATTTCCCTAGCcccaaagtttatttatttattattattcatgtTCGGTGACCTTATTGAATACCTCATGTGTAATAATAGGAATTAAAGTGATGAAGGAAATAGTACCAAATTACAACCAAGGAGGAGGATAAGTCTTGATTTTAAAGTCAAGACATCTTCTGTACTCTTACAGGCTGGGCTTGCAAGAAGTTTTTATGCCAAAGGATGGACCCTTTATATCTGCAGAcattgctgtttgtttttaatcgTGAGATCTGTGCCAGAGAAATTTCTAAGATGTGAGAACTATCACTGGACCTATCCATTATTTAGTATCCAgtttaaacaaatgttttaagagttctacatctcatTCCCTCATGTAACAAGTTTGAAAATATCACCTACTTCATAGGAGTATACGGGACGTGTATCTATGGCAGAGCACTGTGCatatcagaaaaaataaataaaaatgccagccactctctgttttggttttctgaattGTCAAATTGAGTGAAGATGCAGTATGTCACTTTTGGGAAGTCATTTTAGGAAACTACCTGCATTATTGAGACTTAAAGAATTTTGTGAATCAGTGTTGGACCAAGATCGGTACAACGTTTCCTTTAAATCTCAGTGTGGAGAAAGTTGCCATGTGTGACAGAGTGCCTCTCTGCCAGAAAgatgaagggaaaggggaaattaGATGCTCTTACAGACAATGTGTGGTTATGGCAAGTTTCACTTCATATTTCTTGCCACACAACTTGCTAGAGTTGGACTGTCTTCGAGAAAATCCTACATGACTTAGTTGAGGGTCCTGGATAAGTATATTCCACACTTGAACATTTCAAAATTGAATGTACTGTGATGCCTGGGGACTTTGGTTAGCTCTAGGGAATGGGTTgtacactttaaaatttttctcttcaACTGATATATATAAGGATTACACTGATATAATGGATCACAACTTAACTATATATGTATTTGGCTTAAGAGGATAAAAACCtggcaaatctttttttttttttttttttttttggcctaaaTAGCTAATTTTGAATTTCTCAGTAGCCCCCAATcgaatttaaaaacaaaggccTGGAAAGTTTCACTTTAAACAAGGAAATTCTGTACAGGATCATTTCATAATATGAGAAGTAGAAATCACATTTTGGTCAAATTTCAAAATGCCAAATGTGGGAAACTTTGAAAAGAGGAACTGATTAGCAATGGCCGTTTCTAGGGTTacaaaggtatattcttttgtttgtgaaatacatatttgtgtgtgtatgtgtgtgcatgcgtgttttgttattgttgttcttttagtcagttctctcttttcaaCATGTGGGTCACATGAACTGAACTCTCTATTGTCGTGGTTGGTTGTCACTagctgaaccatctttctggccctaacataaattctttttaaatgagaGTTTTGAAGTGCTTTGCTTGGTAAGTACATTGGCAACGCTGATGTTTGTGGGAAAACGTCTTCCCTTTTGAACGGCCTGTCTGAAAGCTGCTTCCTATCGCTGTGTGGAAGCACCATCTCAAAGCTTGTATCCAAGCCTTCGTCCAGCTGTTGCTTTTTGGTCATTTGGGATCTTATCTCCATTCAGTACAAAATACTTGCCTTCTCTTTGTGATGGAAACACACAGCAGTGTCTTCTTTATACAGCTAAGGGGGTAAAGTAAGGGAGCATCCCATCACTTGCTTAGAATGATGCCTGTCATGGGATATGTCCTGCAAGCTTACTGAgtcaactaaaaagaaaacaaaaatgcagtGGGTTTAATTCATGAAAGCCAGGAaggaagaactaaaaaaattttttttcaatgaaaatcTCAGAATTTAGGAACCTGCCAAGATTGGAATTCTACTATGcaccaaggaaataaaataaaaatagctgtGTTAGTATAGGTATTATGATAGTCTTCACAATATCAAGAGGCTAGCCTTATTTTAGAGTTGAAAAATCAAAATGCAGAATTTAAGAATTTTCCCAGAATAGTGCAACCCCACCACTGGCCCCAGGGTTTGTGCTTAGAGCCTGGCTTGCCCTAGCCCCACATCTGCCCCTGGGAACATGGCAGGATGAGTCCTTCTGCCAAGAGTCAGTTATtgatacaggaaaaataaaaatccatgaTGTTAAACAAACTTGTAGTTTTGTCTGCTACAAACTCAGGGTGGGAATCCGAATTGTCCAATTGATATGGTTAGGAAGGAGCCAGGGCAAACTGTGATGGAAATTGTGTGTTTTTACTGCCCTTTCTAGTCTTTCAGGATTTCTCCTTTGGATCAAGGTTAAGAGCGAAAGGACTTCTGTTGATGTAGGTAACATGAATATCTGAAAAGGTGAAGTGTTTGCTTTCATTTGGGATGAAAACTGAAGTGGGAACTCCTATATTCATAGAAGAGCCCTCTCGTTTCCTCTGAAATGCACTGAGGTACTTTCCTCAGACTGTGTGAAGTTGTTTTAAACTTTCCACATTAGCAAAACCAAGAGTGATAATAAGTTAAACAAACTGTGTAGTTTACAAGCAGATGTCCTGAACtattgagaaatgaaaatcagtaTTAGAAAAATCTCTTCCGTTAACTAGAAACAGACAGTAAATCCACAACAATACCTGCaatgtttaatatttaattacaagtttttatcataaaagaaagcatatgtttaaaaattcaagtacatgggagatggctcagtaggtaaagcacATGCCACACAAACATGGAAGCTTCAATAtaggttcccagaacccatataaagctAGACACAGTATTGTGTAAATGTCATTCCGGTACTCCTATAGTGAGATGGGGACGTGGAAACAGGAGAATTCTGTAGAAGCTTGCAGGCCAGTTATCTGGTATATGCACCAGTGAATAAGAGATGCTATCTCAAACAATGTGGCAAATGATGTCTGACACCTGAAATGTCACACATGATACCTACATGGACCTATATGTGTGCCATGGTATGCATAGGCCCACACTCACGTGGACacccatatgcacacaaacacatccatcatgtacacaaacacacacataactaTTTTAAAAACGCCAAATAACAATGTGTAGATAGCAGGAAGGGAAGGTTGATCTGTATTTATACTGTGTGCAAGTATTTGTGCTTATTTAAATAAGCTTAAGTTGGATTTTTGTTTTAGTCTACATATACACTGATCATCATAATAAACATGACTTCCCCATATTTATCTAAGCTGCTATTGATGGACATTTAATTTGTTTGATTTTCCCAGCCATTACTGCtgaacatatatattcatatattcttGCATGTTTGTTTCAACGAATTTGTAAAAATGGCTGGATTAAGGATGATATATCAAAATGTCacataatattttcaaaaatgtttttataaagaTGTTATGGCATGTGTGTCTCAGACATACAGCCTGCATGGTGTGGCTGTGTTGTTGGGAAGCCTCACCGTGGGCACTGGAATTTCCATGTGCCACAGAATTAATTCTTAACATGAAGAGCATCTTTAGCCCATGGGCTCCTCATAAACAAGTGATGAACTGGCATCTGTAAGCAGGGCATGTGGTTCGGCAAAGCCTGCTCAGTTGCTTTCTGTGGGAAACCTCTGAGAAAAATGCCCTGCTGCTAGCATCCTTAGGCCTGGTCACTGAGCTATGGGACCAGGGCTACATTTTCTTGGATCATCTTTTCAACTTTTCATTTATACCAGATTTGTTTTTACTTAAGAAAATCAAGTGGAAATGTGAGATGTGGTGATTTTTGTATATGTCAAAGTTTTTGCAGCTGGAGATGGTGACATGTTCTCAGTACATGTATGTAGGCATTTGAAAATACTGATATTTAAGTCTGTTGGCTTGGTGAAGTTTATTTTGCTTGAGACGGGGTcatccctggctggcttggaatgggtgggctgtatagaccaggctgttttTGATCCTCTACTTTACCACTGAATGTCATGAATATAGGCACAAGCCACGTGGATGTCTCTCAGACTGCCTTGAATGGGTTCAGGTTGACTTAGGAGTATGTGGTACCTAGTACCTTAAAGAAATccagccgctcctgatgagacctaattgactaggatcagaaggaaggaaaagaagacctcccctatcagtggacttggggaggagcatgcatgcagagggtggaagaagggcgggattgggatgggaggagggagggaaccacaggggggatacaaagtgaattaagcgtaattaataaagaattaaaataaataaaaaagaaatccaacaatgtgatgGAGGGTCCAATCTAAAATTTCATACtgtgtatacatttttttttttttactttttagagcctttatttctttactctgtacatgtacatgcacacctGTGCCATCAAATATGTGGAGATGTTAAAGTACAGATGTCAAAGGAGCTGTGggagttctttctttctaccacttgggttctggggatgaaatTCAGATTACCAGCCTttgcagcaagcatctttacctttGGAGCAAGGACCTTCCCAATTGGGCTCCAGTTTGCTTAggaaataatgtttaaaactgaCAAACTGATTTAATGAAGTTAAAACTTTCTGCATGACAAAGGAAATAGTTAAGcaggaaagatgaaagaaaaaaaagccacaaataaataaataaataaagtttttaaatttatcttcaaattctgaaaatgcattgttttttttttttttttactgtgtataCATAACCATAAAATATTGGTAATTCCAAACACCTTGCagttcttttattaaaatttcttaatcCTATCTGCATTATTTGCCTGTCTTCTTGTAGAAAAATATCACAGTAAATTAGTGTGAAACAAGCCACAAAGGAGGCTTGTTCAGGCTCTCTGTTCCCTCCGGCAGTCTCTTCGCTTGTACACACTGAATTCATGGGACCTTGACAAAGAGCTCTTACAAACTTCTCATTCCACACTTGGACAGTTTGAACGGCGGCTGCTGCCCATTATTTATCTCATGTTTGAAATAGATTTTGATGGAGATAGTCAGTTGCTAGATTCCCTTTGCTGCCCACATACTGATATTCTTACAAACCAAAAAGTATATGTCTAGTTGTAGAATGAAGTACTATGGCAGAAATGACACTAGCTGTTTGTTCAGTACCCTGTCATAGTTGGAATATGTTCCCTTTTTTATATTACAGTGTTGGAGATTGAAACTGTGTCCCTTGTGTTCCTAGGGAAGAGCTCTCTCTTTGAGCTGTGTCCCTAGTCTGCTTATTCACATTTTTGACAGTCTCTACATCCATCTCCAACATCCTGTTCTCGCTGTAGCTGTGCAGAGTAGGAGTACAGCCACCTGGGAAGAGATGCTGCATTATGAATTACATACCCTTAGCTTTGTACCAAAATAGATCTCAGTTAGTTGTTCTGGGTTTGCGAAACAGTACTGAGGTTTAACAAAACTTGTCTATAGTATAATCTACCTTTAGCATTTCTTATAAAATATAGTTGGATGCTAGGCTTTATGCCATCTTCTGCTGGAGAATCACCTGTAAGGAGCATTAATAATTGAGACAAATTATTTGAACTTCCGCACATTAGATACCTTGCTTATATTAAAGCTATCAAGGATGACCCCAATTTAGCCTTCTTGCTTATATGCATAAATTGAAGTGTCACAGCATACCAAAGAAACATGCATCAGTTCTGTgttaacaaattaaaataaaatgtcaactATGAAATATATGAAATCTGACTACATGCCTCATCCCCTTTACCATTACACAGGGTCTTATAAACATGATATTACTTTTTTTCTGAAGAGACCGCAGAATATATAATAAAGCTATACTGGCCACAGGTTGTAAATAGATTTACTCTTTAATATAGGTGAAGAAGGTTGGTCCATTGTAGCTAATACTTTTGAACAAAgaaattccaacaaaatgatacaGAATAAATGCAATTTTTATATCATACACATGATTACAAACAGATAATAGCAAGTGCTTTTCATATTAATAGATGTTTGGCAATTATAGTTACTTTTTTCTTACTAAGAAGTGTTTTCCTCTCTCAAGTAGGAGGCATTTCCAAAGTTAGTTATTGAAGATAAGTGCCAATAATGGCACTGTACCTGGTAAACTCAGAATTTTAGTGAAACTGCTTCTTTCTAGTGTTAAGGAAGTagtaatcttttaaaatattagaatGTTATAATAATTTACTCTCTTTACattaatgattttattcattatgTTTCTTCTTAAAGGAAAGATACATCTTTAAACCTCTACTAACTTAATGAGCATTCAGGTCTCATCCAATGTCATTTGATTTGGTTTAAGTCTCTGTGCATTTGTGTTGTCCTTGTTGTTTTAAATGAGAAGTCAGTAGTTACCATGCTTGATATATCAGATCAAACataatttttcactttttaaaataataattgtgaTTGGTTATGTATTTTCAGAGGACAGTGGGCATTACATTTcatggttgtttgttttgtagaaaCTAGGTAAATAATTAATTCTTTGTGGGTTTGCCCGCAGTATAGCAATGCGATGCAGTTGATTTTACTGTATGCCTGaagattagaatttttttttaccttatattttattttatatatgtatatattctggaAAAGTAGATAAAGATTATTTCCCCAGTGTATTGCCTATTTAAAGAGCCATTAACTCAGCTTCTTTTTAGTGAGTGTTAATACTTTTGTGTGGTGATTTCCTTGGAGAAGTCTTATCACTAGAGACTGAAGCACCGTTTGGTTAACAGTTTACATTGGTGTCTCCTCGCTTGGGTCTCCACCTTCCTGccctttcttcttgttttctccagGTGGTGACATAGAACTTGAGCACCTCAGCATGCTTGTCAGGGAGTTTCTGAAAgacttgcaaaggaaaaaataaatgaatgggtCGAGGCAGGCATTCAAGGACGTCAGCCACAGGGTGCTCTCCTTCACATAGAAGAGAGCGTTTTCGGCAGCACAGTCAAAGACAGCCCGGGTCTGGCTCAGGGTGTAGGGAATCCGTGCAAAGTGGAAGGgaacaaaacaaatgaagaagACGGCAATGATGATGAAAACTTTGATGTTCACCTTTTTCCTGGGAACTTTGGCTGACCCCCTTGTTCTTACATAGGAGCGATAGAGTTCTTTCGTAATGAGACTATAACAAACAatgacaattaaaaaattaatccaGAAAATGACTTGGCAGATGTAATTGACTATTTCATGCCAGACCAGACCAAACTCTGACTTTAAGAAGGAACATTTCGTTACATCTTTACCTTTTGGCCTCCTGTTGGTGAGAATCATGTTAGGCAGCGAGAGTAAGAACATGAAGGCCCAGATGACAACAGAAAGAATCTTCGCACCCAAGAGATTGCTGGGGTTGGAAGTTTTAAATGGCCTGGTGGTCTTCAGGTAGCGGTCAATGGTTATCAGTCCAAGGAATGATATGCTGATATacattgtaaaataaaatgtgacCGAGGTAACTTGGCACACCAAGGTTCTCAGAGGCCCGGCTCCCAGTTTGGCATCACTGAGAATTTTGAATGGAAAAGTTAGAATCATGAGAAGATCAGAAATGACTGTGTTCTTGAGAAAAATAATGAAGTTGGATTTACTGCGGATTTGAAAGAAAATCCTCATTGCCAAGCTGTTCGTGATGAGCCCAGCGAAGAACAGGACGGTGTAGAGCAGCGGGAAGAGGACCTGGGTAATCTTGTAGTCTCTGCTGCAGAGGGTGCTGTTCCCCAGGGAGGAGGTGGTGTTGACCGCGGTGGTGTTGACACCAGGCATCTCCATGGCGCTGGTTCCTAGAGTAGAGACAGTGAGGGTGATTACACTTAGTCATTGGCTTAGTAGCTATCTCTATACATAATTTTTAGAAGCACAGCCTTGCTTAGAACTTGACTTTTCTGATCTTTATTGTGGCAGTTAGTAGGGATTAATAGAACGCCAAATCCCTGAATATCCCATCTAAACAAATATTCCATCTCTGGCAACAAAAAATGACATGAAATACGTTGTGTAGGTTTATAGGAACCTTGAGTTTGTTTCTGTTGAATGTTGTATTTCATAGCCCGTTGTCATGGTGCCATCCCTCCTGTACTTAATTTGAAAATCCTTATAGAATGTTCTCTAATGATGCTCACCTTTCCCCTCATCTTCTTT harbors:
- the P2ry13 gene encoding P2Y purinoceptor 13 codes for the protein MLETGNATVMQGFNKSERCPRDTRMTHLVFPALYTALFLAGIALNTLALWVFTHIPSNSTFIIYLKNTLVADLILTLMLPFKILSDSHLAPWQLRGFVCKFSSVVLYQTMYVGIMMLGFIAFDRFLKIIRPFRKIFAKRTAFAKTVSIVIWLLMFFISLPNMILNKKATPSSVKKCASLKSPLGLLWHQVVSHTCQVIFWTVFVLMVVFYVVITKKVYDSYKKCRSKDGKHKRLEVKVFIVIAVFFVCFAPYHFVKVPYTYSQTSNKTDCRLENQLFVAKETTLFLATTNICMDPLIYIILCKKFTERVPCMRGRTRSTATSEEHHSSQTDNITLG
- the P2ry12 gene encoding P2Y purinoceptor 12, with product MEMPGVNTTAVNTTSSLGNSTLCSRDYKITQVLFPLLYTVLFFAGLITNSLAMRIFFQIRSKSNFIIFLKNTVISDLLMILTFPFKILSDAKLGAGPLRTLVCQVTSVTFYFTMYISISFLGLITIDRYLKTTRPFKTSNPSNLLGAKILSVVIWAFMFLLSLPNMILTNRRPKGKDVTKCSFLKSEFGLVWHEIVNYICQVIFWINFLIVIVCYSLITKELYRSYVRTRGSAKVPRKKVNIKVFIIIAVFFICFVPFHFARIPYTLSQTRAVFDCAAENALFYVKESTLWLTSLNACLDPFIYFFLCKSFRNSLTSMLRCSSSMSPPGENKKKGQEGGDPSEETPM